The DNA sequence CTATAACGCCCTTTAAAAGGCAACTTCGGATTTGCAACTGTAGAAGATGGTTTAAGCCTGTCGATCATGCTTCGCCCTCCCCGTTGCCCATCTGCTTTTCGAAAGCCTGGCGGACAAGGCCCATGACGTAAGGGAGATCCTCGACTCGACTCAGCGCTACTTCTACGTCACCGTTGCCCCAGCGGCCAAGGTTGGTGATGTCCTTGCACAGACCACGCGGGTCGTGCAATTCGTGGAACTTCATATTGAGCGAGAGGCGCAGGCGGCTCTTCTGCGGCACCACGTCCACGAAGTTGGTCTCGGCCTTGTAGGCCACGTAGAGCTTAAGGAACTCCTCAGTGACGCAGGGGTCGAGGGCCAGCACCTCCTTGCGAAACGCCTGAAAAAGTCCGGCCATGGGGCCGGAAACTAGGTACGGATGATCCTCGATGGTGTAGGCGACCTTAGCCTCACGCCCGGGGCGGTAGCGCTCAAGCACGTCTTTGGGTAGCGAGGGTGCCGGCCAGACCTTAAGGGCCAGTTCTGCCAGCCGGTCGGCGCGGGCCATAATCGCGTCCTCGTTCCACACTTCGACCTGGGCAAGCCCTTGGTTCAGGCGCAACGGGCTCTCGCGAAAGCCACCGGGCATGTCGCGCTTCTCGGGGAAGGGCCGATCGCTGTACTCGGAGTTGTAGCCAGTCAGCGTCAGGTTCCCGAGGGTGTGCAGCCAGGTCTCCTGGACGCGCTTCCAGTCGGGGCCAAGCGCCTCTTGCCAGGCATGAGACAGGTTTTCGTTTTGGGGCATGATGTGCTCGATGGTGTACTCGTCCACCGGCACCGGCTCCTTGCGGCCGTGGTTCTCGAGACGGCGTAGCCAATATGAGCGACTGCGGAAGTTGTAGAGGTCGCGGGCCTTCAGTTCGCGCTCGAACTCGGCATCGCGCGGGAAGCGGCGGTAGGAAGGCAGCAGCAAGAAGTGCGCCTTGATGCTTTCGAGGTAGCGCTGCTTGTCGAGCGCGCGGTGGAAGGTGGCGAAGGTCTTGTTGAGGGAATTGGTCGGAATTCCGCAGACCGCACGGCGGAAGACGTAGCTTTCGACCAGGCGCACTGCCTCAAGCAAATCGGCGTGGGGCAAAATCCCCTGTTTGTAGTCGTTGTAAAGCTCCAGTAGGAAGGGCCATGCGACATTCGCCTTGAGCTCACGCAGGTCGCGAAAGGCGGCAGCCAGCGCCTTGTCCTGCTCCTTGCCGAGAGCCATGGCGCAGTAGTGGTTTGCAAAGCGGTGAATCCTGGCGACCAGGGCGTCGACCCCAGCGGCGACCACGTCGGGGCGTCGGGCGTAAGCCTTGAACGCCGCGTAGACCTCTTTAACGTTGGGAATCTCGCCGGTCTCGATGGTCAGGAAGTGGCGCATGAATGCGTCGAACTCGCGGCCGTAAGCCTCCTGGCCAAAGGCTTGCTCCATTGGGCGCCAGTGGTCGGCGTAGAGCTGATTCTGGTGCTCAGGCTCC is a window from the Candidatus Bipolaricaulota bacterium genome containing:
- a CDS encoding DUF262 domain-containing protein gives rise to the protein MKATEAKLLDFLKKSPQFIVPIYQRTYSWGERQCRQLWDDILRTGSDDAISAHFLGSIVYIEKGIYQVTSQSPLLVIDGQQRLTTVSLLLEALARRVGNSEPVEGFSAKKIRSYYLLNPLEDDDRAYKLLLTQTDRNTLLALVRQKDLPAEHSIRIAENFKFFEEQIAKLGDDLAPLCYGLAKLVIVDIALSRDQDNPQLIFESMNSTGLELTQADLIRNFILMGLEPEHQNQLYADHWRPMEQAFGQEAYGREFDAFMRHFLTIETGEIPNVKEVYAAFKAYARRPDVVAAGVDALVARIHRFANHYCAMALGKEQDKALAAAFRDLRELKANVAWPFLLELYNDYKQGILPHADLLEAVRLVESYVFRRAVCGIPTNSLNKTFATFHRALDKQRYLESIKAHFLLLPSYRRFPRDAEFERELKARDLYNFRSRSYWLRRLENHGRKEPVPVDEYTIEHIMPQNENLSHAWQEALGPDWKRVQETWLHTLGNLTLTGYNSEYSDRPFPEKRDMPGGFRESPLRLNQGLAQVEVWNEDAIMARADRLAELALKVWPAPSLPKDVLERYRPGREAKVAYTIEDHPYLVSGPMAGLFQAFRKEVLALDPCVTEEFLKLYVAYKAETNFVDVVPQKSRLRLSLNMKFHELHDPRGLCKDITNLGRWGNGDVEVALSRVEDLPYVMGLVRQAFEKQMGNGEGEA